Proteins encoded together in one Bradyrhizobium sp. CB82 window:
- a CDS encoding MFS transporter: MLALAFLSAVVSLVVSFAAAAAPIPLYNTYRTEDGFTNAGISMAVVAYAVGTITALLVLGRLSNHLGRRVTAITSLGLLLLGCLLLLNVHDIDTLLAGRLLVGLATGLAGSSLTSYIVDAAPRRPEWLASVVTSQGPMLGVAIGAIASGALVEFGPWPRELIYLVCVCFLLLSVALVAISPETATPTPGAWRSLLPQVSVPARVRHLLPVAAAVFLATWASGGFYQAFMPALVQDELHTRSPLILGLVFAAYMTPSVLGAPIGGWFTSAVAQRVGMITFVAGMIGISTAILAGTLVLFITATMVAGAGQGIAISAATRGLLHGSTLAERAPIFSAIYLLCYSGAAFPSLISGQLSNLFSLPQITLGYGGLAAVATLFTLLGARNPHTDRTGKSTSDGSTASGSPVQGTVS, from the coding sequence ATGCTCGCGCTGGCATTTTTATCAGCGGTAGTTTCCTTGGTGGTCTCATTCGCCGCTGCGGCCGCTCCGATCCCCCTTTACAACACCTACCGGACAGAAGACGGGTTCACTAACGCCGGTATTTCGATGGCCGTCGTCGCGTACGCCGTCGGCACCATAACCGCACTGTTGGTACTGGGACGCCTGTCCAATCATCTGGGCCGCCGGGTCACTGCGATCACTAGCCTCGGTCTTCTCCTGCTGGGGTGTCTGCTGTTGCTGAATGTGCACGACATCGACACTCTGCTGGCCGGTCGGCTCCTCGTGGGCCTCGCCACCGGGTTGGCTGGCAGCAGTCTGACCTCCTACATCGTCGATGCGGCACCCAGAAGACCGGAATGGTTGGCGTCCGTTGTCACCAGCCAAGGGCCGATGCTCGGCGTCGCTATCGGCGCCATAGCATCCGGCGCGCTTGTTGAGTTCGGCCCCTGGCCGCGCGAACTCATCTATCTCGTCTGCGTTTGCTTCCTATTACTGTCTGTTGCACTCGTCGCAATCAGTCCGGAAACAGCAACTCCGACTCCCGGCGCTTGGCGATCGCTGTTACCCCAGGTCAGCGTACCGGCGCGGGTCAGGCATCTGCTCCCTGTCGCGGCGGCGGTGTTTCTGGCCACTTGGGCCAGCGGGGGCTTCTACCAAGCGTTCATGCCTGCGCTTGTACAAGATGAACTTCACACCCGCAGCCCGTTGATCCTCGGGCTAGTGTTCGCTGCCTATATGACCCCCAGCGTTCTCGGCGCTCCCATTGGTGGCTGGTTCACATCCGCGGTAGCCCAACGCGTCGGTATGATCACCTTCGTGGCCGGAATGATCGGCATCAGCACTGCAATCTTAGCCGGCACACTGGTGTTGTTCATCACCGCGACCATGGTTGCCGGTGCCGGTCAGGGCATCGCCATCAGCGCCGCCACACGCGGCTTGCTGCACGGCAGCACGCTCGCCGAACGGGCACCAATCTTCAGCGCGATCTACCTTCTCTGCTACAGCGGCGCCGCCTTTCCGAGCCTCATCTCCGGGCAACTTTCCAACCTGTTCTCGCTTCCGCAGATCACGCTCGGATACGGCGGACTTGCCGCCGTGGCCACCCTATTTACCCTCCTCGGTGCACGCAATCCGCACACCGACAGGACCGGGAAGAGCACGTCCGACGGTTCGACCGCTAGCGGTTCACCAGTACAGGGAACAGTGTCATGA
- a CDS encoding NAD(P)H-dependent oxidoreductase: MREVEAADVIVIGTPMHNFTIPSVLKAWIDQVLRVGRTMESTPAGKVGMLPDRPVFIGVASGGVFTRERANQPDFLTPYLALALNSIGLKTLQFLPLQATAFIEGGQAPLASEKVIDAIDLTVVRELRDVAA; this comes from the coding sequence ATTCGGGAAGTCGAGGCGGCCGATGTGATTGTCATTGGAACGCCAATGCACAACTTCACTATCCCTTCGGTTCTCAAAGCGTGGATCGACCAAGTCCTGCGCGTTGGCCGCACGATGGAGTCGACGCCCGCCGGGAAGGTGGGAATGCTTCCGGATCGTCCGGTTTTTATCGGCGTCGCTTCCGGCGGCGTCTTCACGAGAGAGAGAGCAAATCAGCCTGATTTTCTCACGCCCTATCTGGCGCTGGCACTGAACTCTATTGGGCTGAAGACGCTGCAATTCCTTCCGCTGCAGGCCACCGCGTTTATTGAAGGGGGCCAAGCCCCGCTAGCGAGCGAGAAGGTAATTGACGCTATCGACTTGACAGTCGTGCGAGAGCTTCGAGACGTAGCTGCTTGA
- a CDS encoding NADP-dependent oxidoreductase → MKAIVVTDQAAGTAGMKLVERPEPQAAINDVVVQVHASGFTSGELTWPSTWTDRLDRDRSPTIPGQELAGIVTALGYGTTGLSVGQRVFGLSDSYRGGTLAEYVAVEARNLAPLPGEVEFSVGAAVAMPGLTAWQGLFVHGRLQAGQSVLVHGAAGAVGSMVTQLAREAGAYVIGTGRAADRQKALDFGAQEFVDLENDDLEGVGGVHLVFDVIGGEIGKRSAGLVRTGGTLVTIAGPTETRPADGLAIDFVLVSDRAQLGEIVQRVRDGRLRTNIGNIAPLDEAVAAFNPTRRISGKTIIRVRP, encoded by the coding sequence ATGAAAGCGATCGTTGTGACGGACCAGGCTGCGGGAACGGCCGGGATGAAGCTGGTGGAGCGCCCCGAGCCGCAGGCAGCGATAAATGACGTCGTCGTTCAGGTTCATGCGTCTGGATTCACCTCGGGCGAGCTGACGTGGCCTTCGACCTGGACCGATCGCCTCGACCGTGACCGGTCGCCGACGATTCCCGGCCAGGAGCTGGCAGGTATTGTCACCGCTCTCGGCTATGGCACGACCGGACTGTCGGTAGGACAACGGGTGTTCGGTCTCTCGGACTCGTATCGCGGCGGCACCCTGGCCGAGTATGTGGCAGTGGAGGCACGCAATCTCGCACCGCTGCCAGGCGAAGTCGAGTTCTCGGTGGGGGCGGCCGTGGCGATGCCGGGCCTGACTGCTTGGCAAGGACTGTTCGTGCACGGTCGCCTTCAGGCGGGGCAGAGCGTTCTCGTGCACGGCGCGGCCGGCGCGGTCGGCTCGATGGTGACGCAGCTCGCACGAGAGGCCGGTGCCTACGTCATCGGCACGGGACGTGCCGCCGACCGTCAGAAAGCGCTCGACTTCGGCGCGCAGGAGTTCGTCGACCTCGAGAACGACGATCTCGAAGGCGTCGGCGGAGTCCATCTGGTTTTCGACGTCATCGGAGGCGAGATCGGTAAGCGGTCCGCCGGCCTGGTTCGAACCGGAGGAACGTTGGTAACCATCGCCGGGCCGACCGAAACGCGGCCCGCCGACGGCTTGGCGATCGACTTTGTTCTGGTGTCCGATCGCGCGCAACTGGGTGAGATCGTCCAGCGGGTACGGGACGGACGACTGCGTACAAACATCGGCAACATCGCGCCCCTTGACGAGGCTGTCGCCGCTTTCAATCCGACGCGGCGGATCAGCGGGAAAACGATCATCCGAGTTCGTCCGTGA
- a CDS encoding NAD(P)H-dependent oxidoreductase has translation MNILHIDSSSRPKSHSRELSAAIVKKLLQVAPDASIRRRDLGADPLPLPRLTTRIRCHRRPHWRRR, from the coding sequence ATGAATATCCTCCATATTGATAGCAGTTCTCGCCCGAAATCGCATAGCCGAGAGCTTTCGGCCGCGATCGTCAAAAAGCTTCTTCAGGTTGCGCCGGATGCGAGCATCAGGCGGCGTGATCTTGGAGCTGATCCTCTGCCTCTGCCACGGCTGACTACGCGGATACGCTGTCATCGCCGGCCACACTGGCGGCGCCGCTGA
- a CDS encoding carboxymuconolactone decarboxylase family protein, with translation MARAAALKPEHVPADSKPTLDMFTRSIGFTPNMMATFAQSPIAFNAWAALLGSLSKALDVKTRDSIGLAVSEVNGCNYCLTVHSFTAEHMAKLPADDIILARKGHARDPKRDAAVQFAREIIESRGHVTDADLQAVRDAGYTDANIMEIIALVAMYSLTNFFNNVFNPDKDFPAVAPAGSI, from the coding sequence ATGGCCAGAGCTGCCGCTCTGAAGCCGGAACACGTGCCGGCCGATTCGAAACCAACCCTCGATATGTTCACCAGGAGCATCGGGTTCACGCCAAACATGATGGCGACCTTCGCGCAAAGCCCGATCGCGTTCAACGCATGGGCCGCTCTGCTCGGCTCGTTGAGCAAGGCGCTCGACGTCAAGACGCGCGACAGCATCGGCCTTGCGGTCTCCGAAGTGAACGGCTGCAACTACTGCCTGACGGTGCACAGCTTCACGGCGGAGCACATGGCCAAGCTGCCGGCCGACGACATCATTCTCGCCCGAAAGGGTCATGCCAGGGACCCGAAGCGGGACGCCGCCGTCCAGTTTGCACGCGAGATCATCGAAAGCCGCGGCCATGTCACAGACGCCGATCTGCAAGCCGTCCGCGATGCGGGCTACACGGATGCGAACATCATGGAGATCATCGCGCTCGTGGCCATGTACTCGCTGACGAACTTCTTCAACAACGTGTTCAATCCCGACAAGGACTTCCCCGCTGTGGCACCGGCCGGCTCGATCTGA
- a CDS encoding DUF3788 domain-containing protein: MISTLPQIGDRITDKSASPDESTVREWIGADGFEYWAKLRTWIDESYPEVFAPDWLYGGKNRGWSLRYKKTRAFCHLVPEFRRVSAVVVMGRAEREKFEKRRYVWHPQLIKLYDDAKTYIDGKWLTIAVASADDLHDVTNLLTMKRPQKSGG, translated from the coding sequence ATGATTAGTACGCTTCCGCAAATCGGCGACAGGATCACCGACAAATCAGCATCGCCCGATGAAAGCACCGTTCGCGAATGGATCGGAGCAGATGGCTTCGAATACTGGGCCAAGCTGCGGACCTGGATCGATGAATCCTACCCAGAAGTTTTCGCGCCGGATTGGCTCTACGGTGGAAAGAACCGCGGTTGGTCCCTGCGTTACAAGAAGACCAGGGCGTTCTGCCACCTGGTGCCGGAATTCCGACGAGTTTCAGCTGTGGTGGTCATGGGTAGAGCAGAGCGAGAAAAGTTTGAGAAGCGGCGCTATGTTTGGCACCCGCAATTGATCAAACTCTACGATGACGCGAAAACATACATCGACGGAAAATGGCTAACGATTGCCGTCGCATCGGCAGATGATCTGCATGATGTGACGAACCTTCTGACTATGAAGCGACCGCAAAAGTCGGGCGGTTGA
- a CDS encoding nitroreductase family protein, giving the protein MANAVIETILSRSAAKYYDSTAVLSDDQIRDLVRIGTSAPTSFHLQNWRFIAVRSPEAKTRLRPIAWNQPAITEAAVTFIVVGQLADASTVPARLAPVVEAGIMPAHMVPEWEGPARGLYDNQPQRQRDEAVRSATFGGAAIIYAAHSLGLGSTPMIGFDAEAVHKEFGLAEHEIPVMLLTVGPERPGNWPQKPRLPVADVLHFA; this is encoded by the coding sequence CTGGCAAACGCCGTAATCGAAACCATTCTGAGCCGCAGTGCGGCGAAGTATTACGACTCGACGGCCGTCCTCAGCGACGATCAGATCCGCGACCTCGTGCGGATAGGCACTTCAGCGCCGACATCCTTCCATCTGCAGAACTGGCGCTTCATCGCCGTGCGCTCACCCGAAGCAAAGACACGGCTCCGGCCGATCGCTTGGAACCAGCCCGCAATCACCGAAGCAGCCGTGACCTTCATCGTCGTCGGCCAATTGGCCGATGCCAGCACCGTTCCTGCGCGCCTGGCGCCGGTCGTGGAAGCCGGGATCATGCCAGCACATATGGTGCCGGAATGGGAGGGACCTGCTCGCGGCCTGTACGACAATCAACCGCAGCGCCAGCGTGACGAGGCCGTACGCTCCGCGACCTTCGGCGGCGCAGCCATCATCTATGCAGCCCACTCGCTGGGCCTGGGTTCGACACCGATGATCGGTTTCGATGCAGAGGCCGTGCACAAAGAGTTCGGCCTGGCCGAACATGAAATCCCGGTCATGCTGCTGACCGTCGGACCGGAGCGGCCCGGCAACTGGCCGCAGAAGCCGCGCTTGCCCGTGGCCGACGTGCTGCACTTCGCATAA
- the bfr gene encoding bacterioferritin, with product MQGDPKVIEYLNKALRHELTAINQYWLHYRFLNNWGLLEMAKVWRKESIEEMEHADKLTDRIIFFDGFPNMQVLDPLRIGQNVKEIIECDLAAEMSARALYEEAAAYCHSVKDYVTRDLFEELMSDEEHHIDFLETQLDLIGRIGLELYTQKHVGGLKAEEH from the coding sequence ATGCAGGGCGACCCGAAAGTCATCGAGTATCTCAACAAGGCACTGCGTCACGAGCTCACGGCAATTAATCAGTACTGGCTGCACTACCGCTTCCTGAATAATTGGGGTCTCCTAGAGATGGCTAAGGTCTGGCGCAAGGAGTCCATCGAGGAGATGGAGCACGCTGACAAGCTCACCGACCGCATCATCTTCTTCGATGGTTTCCCAAACATGCAGGTGCTCGATCCCCTGCGCATCGGCCAGAACGTCAAGGAGATTATCGAGTGCGATCTCGCCGCGGAGATGAGCGCGCGTGCCCTCTATGAGGAAGCGGCGGCCTATTGCCACAGCGTAAAGGACTACGTCACGCGCGACCTCTTCGAGGAGCTGATGAGCGATGAGGAACATCACATCGACTTCCTCGAAACCCAGCTCGATCTAATCGGCCGCATCGGCCTCGAGCTCTACACCCAGAAGCATGTCGGCGGGCTCAAGGCCGAAGAGCACTGA
- a CDS encoding AraC family transcriptional regulator, producing MSQVDWLSHLLQIITVTGQLEVRCAYGAPWRISWPRAAANEIPYHVIVKGRAFFEDPNSRTMQELGSGDIVLLPHGSAHMLHDGSGETPISTHESRGSAGWMLSENDGGGEQLDLLCGRFFVVPPHDRLIRNYLPTNLVVRAKESHGEQDITSASRQLSGLVALMRMESAGDRAGGRAILNALSSVLFTLVLRAASESGKSTEGLLALAGHPRLAPAIAAMFADPSRPWKLPDLADLCGMSRATFMRQFQDKLGRSALDLLTDLRMSMAANELKKPRISTEAVAETVGYQSVSAFRRIFAERMGMTPGEWRRLAHNGDESGSSPPE from the coding sequence ATGTCTCAAGTCGACTGGTTGAGTCATCTCCTGCAAATCATCACCGTGACCGGCCAACTCGAGGTCCGCTGCGCTTACGGCGCACCATGGCGTATTAGCTGGCCGAGGGCCGCGGCGAACGAGATCCCCTACCATGTCATAGTCAAGGGCCGTGCCTTTTTCGAAGATCCCAATTCGAGAACGATGCAAGAGCTTGGGAGCGGGGATATCGTGCTGCTCCCTCACGGTTCGGCGCACATGCTGCACGACGGCAGCGGCGAAACGCCGATCAGCACGCACGAAAGCAGGGGCTCCGCAGGATGGATGTTGAGCGAGAACGATGGAGGAGGTGAGCAACTCGATCTGCTGTGCGGGCGGTTTTTCGTCGTGCCACCTCATGATCGACTAATCCGCAACTACCTGCCGACAAATCTGGTAGTGCGGGCCAAGGAAAGCCATGGAGAACAGGACATCACGTCGGCATCGAGGCAACTTTCCGGACTGGTCGCTCTGATGCGAATGGAGTCCGCAGGGGACAGAGCGGGAGGACGCGCCATTCTCAACGCACTGTCTTCGGTCTTATTCACGCTCGTTCTACGCGCCGCGAGCGAATCCGGAAAATCCACCGAAGGCTTGTTGGCCCTTGCTGGCCATCCGAGATTGGCGCCTGCCATTGCGGCGATGTTCGCCGATCCGTCGCGACCTTGGAAGCTTCCCGACCTAGCCGATCTATGCGGCATGTCACGCGCGACATTCATGCGCCAGTTTCAGGATAAGTTAGGTCGCTCCGCCCTCGACCTGTTGACCGATCTGCGCATGAGTATGGCCGCCAACGAACTCAAGAAGCCAAGGATCAGCACGGAAGCTGTGGCTGAGACGGTCGGGTATCAATCCGTTTCGGCCTTCCGGCGTATATTTGCGGAGAGGATGGGCATGACGCCGGGGGAATGGCGCCGACTGGCGCACAACGGCGATGAGTCTGGGTCGTCGCCGCCAGAATGA